One region of Triticum aestivum cultivar Chinese Spring chromosome 6B, IWGSC CS RefSeq v2.1, whole genome shotgun sequence genomic DNA includes:
- the LOC123138406 gene encoding chlorophyll(ide) b reductase NOL, chloroplastic has translation MATVAASLPLRAAARAGPAPSRAPPSDAAFFPGRPWQRGLAARGRPWGSVGWFRAEALPGGAGGPPRREPMAPPYNVLITGSTKGIGYALARKFLKAGDNVVICSRSAERVESVTNDLKKEFGEQHVLGTVCDVREGKDVKALVDFARDKLEYIDIWINNAGSNAYSYKPLVETSDEALIEVITTNTLGLMLCCREAINMMWNQPRGGHIFNIDGAGSDGRPTPRFAAYGATKRSVVHLTKSLQAELQMNEVNNVVVHNLSPGMVTTDLLMSGATTKQAKFFINILAETPDVVADYLVPNIREIPTKQSMKPTYIRFLTGLKAYSRIFSRIAFGARRNKYVAED, from the exons ATGGCCACCGTCGCCGCCTCGCTCCCGCTCCGGGCGGCCGCCCGCGCGGGCCCGGCACCGTCCCGCGCACCACCCTCCGACGCAGCCTTCTTCCCCGGCCGCCCGTGGCAGCGCGGGCTggcggcgaggggccggccctggggATCGGTGGGGTGGTTCCGGGCGGAGGCTCTTCCCGGTGGTGCCGGCGGACCGCCGCGGAGGGAGCCCATGGCGCCTCCTTACAATGTCCTCATCACCGGTTCCACCAAAG GTATAGGATACGCGCTGGCAAGGAAGTTCCTCAAGGCTGGTGATAATGTTGTAATATGCTCAAGATCAG CTGAAAGGGTAGAATCTGTAACAAATGACTTGAAAAAAGAATTTGGAGAGCAACATGTGTTG GGGACTGTCTGTGATGTTAGAGAAGGAAAGGATGTGAAGGCGCTTGTGGATTTTGCGCGTGACAAGCTGGAGTATATTGATATTTGG ATCAACAATGCCGGATCAAATGCATATAGTTACAAACCTTTGGTGGAAACCTCTGATGAGGCTCTAAT TGAGGTGATCACCACTAACACTCTTGGATTGATGCTATGTTGTCGCGAG GCAATAAATATGATGTGGAACCAACCTCGAGGTGGTCACATATTTAACATTGATGGTGCTGGCTCTGATGGAAGGCCAACCCCAAG GTTTGCCGCTTATGGTGCAACGAAGAGAAGTGTGGTGCACCTTACAAAGTCTCTACAG GCTGAGTTGCAGATGAATGAAGTGAATAATGTCGTGGTGCATAATTTATCG CCTGGCATGGTTACGACTGATCTTCTTATGTCTGGTGCTACCACAAAGCAA GCAAAGTTTTTCATCAATATATTAGCTGAAACTCCTGATGTG GTTGCGGATTACCTTGTTCCAAACATCAGAGAAATCCCTACCAAGCAATCCATGAAGCCGACTTACATTCGCTTTCTCACAGGCTTGAAAGCCTACTCCAGAATATTTTCA AGAATTGCTTTTGGTGCTCGTAGGAACAAGTATGTTGCCGAGGATTAG
- the LOC123138407 gene encoding protein PHR1-LIKE 3 — MMSNGKPTENSDSSYMSGILASCLLRAMQPTRSLLRWTDDLHKIFVEAVEYQGGPYEAKPTAVKQRMEAMGVTGLTIWNIKSHFQRYREKCNLGAEPPRDVLGTASPSKAGDNVTSEAETVVDSDAAMNLTGMEMATYLLMDDTEMVDTAFSADELQMMEKELMNAIQA; from the exons ATGATGTCCAACGGCAAGCCGACAGAAAACAGTGATTCTTCTTACATGTCAGGCATACTGGCCAGCTGCCTACTCAGGGCAATGCAGCCGACAAGGAGTTTACTTCGCTGGACCGACGATCTCCATAAGATCTTCGTGGAAGCTGTAGAGTATCAAGGAGGCCCCTATG AGGCGAAGCCAACTGCGGTGAAGCAGAGAATGGAAGCTATGGGAGTCACAGGCCTGACAATCTGGAACATAAAAAGCCACTTCCAA AGATACAGGGAGAAGTGCAATTTAGGAGCCGAACCTCCTCGGGATGTCCTAGGCACTGCATCACCAAGCAAGGCAGGAGATAATGT GACATCTGAGGCCGAGACGGTGGTGGACAGTGATGCAGCAATGAATCTGACTGGAATGGAG ATGGCGACCTATTTGCTTATGGATGACACGGAG ATGGTGGATACCGCATTTTCTGCCGATGAGTTGCAG